One window of the Psilocybe cubensis strain MGC-MH-2018 chromosome 12, whole genome shotgun sequence genome contains the following:
- a CDS encoding ATP-binding cassette transporter abc4 encodes MGEVSQRFGYQNPLLYPYMAIQANPIISIKEEIRVVPFLLTCALFSIQVIHFFLKKFQKRSDTNEDEDEITAETTSPGLVTRLKKHAKSFGGNTIYTFYFARFVGSAALFVLSVITSLKCQPDRLGWTDVKGRFDECPELFLTVTYLYSTFLSIVSLTSKAYGKWATRTNIVILLSALGVYIYRDLWPLATYDQRPADESEGAVLVYKIIILAFTGVVIPMFIPRIYTPIDPNDPESVPNPEQTASLFSMITYTFLDSTILLGYKVPHLKAEQLDPLTDRDRAQYRTKKAFPHLDIFHGAKRRSLFWGLMRVYRKEYIILAISVIFYSLGGFAVPIGINRVLYYMETNGEGATIRPWFWILWLFAGPLIQSFSFQWYIFIATRTLVRAEGLITQLVFEHSLRIRMKAETKDQAVQQQSSTLGTPTDSAVVTPDNASAITDAESEQTEAAHSQNSTVVAVSRETSSASTLRAAKEPAKGKTSTESKASAEESKGSDSDNLVGKINNLVTTDLGNITNARDFLMIILYIPVQITFCMIFLYQVLGWSSLVGVSVMIVLLPVPGYFASLLQKAQVQRMKKTDARIQAVTETVGILRMIKLFGWEQKMSDRLEKTREEELKWLWKLKLLDNLNGLLGFLYPMLTMLASYSLYTLVMKETLTPSKIFSSISVFNMLREQFYRLLRQGVDLIQGKVSLERVQNFLYETELLDAYLDTPSTPVPEVPVSIETSSEIGFRNATFTWSLDGEDGTMTPSRRQFKLRIKDELIFRKNCINLIIGPTGSGKTSILMALLGEMHFVASNPDSWFNLPRDGGIAYAAQESWVQNDTIKNNILFRTPLDEERYKKVIKQCALERDLELFEAGDATEVGERGLTLSGGQKARITLARAIYSEAEIILLDDIFAALDVHTATWIVENCFKGDLIKDRTILLVTHNIALASPIADFVVSIGSDGRIKSQGIKVSTALKRNPALAAEAKHDKEVIENAQTEIVETETVPKKPSGDGKLVIAEEIAEGHVTWKSIMLLIRSIGGKHPFVYYTVILTVLILVEFMVTFQTWYLGHWGQQYVGRDPSTVNAAYYINVYTAIAMVAWFTNFAVYMLFVIGSLRASKTINKLLMDSVLGSTLRWLDETPTARIITRCTQDIRTIDSQLPQNGMWLVDCMVGLTTKLGAVVIFTPIFLFPGLGVGAIGFYLGNMYLRAQLSVKRETSNARSPMLSHFSAAIHGIVSIRAYGAQELFKQESMNRINHYTRVARMSYNLNRWIGVRMDFLGALFTSALALYLIYGPNIGASNTGFSLSMASDLTLFILYVVRLGNEFEVNSNSLERIQSYLEIEHEPKSTPAGQPPAAWPTSGDLRVEHLNARYSQNGPRVLNDVSFHVESGQRVGIVGRTGSGKSSLTLALLRCILTEGTVYYDGIPTNTINLDALRSNITIIPQTPELLSGTLRQNLDPFDQNDDATLNDALRSAGLFSLQEEADEGRLTLDSVISGGGTNLSVGQRQIIALARAMVRGSKLLILDEATSAIDYKTDSIIQNTLRTELGGDVTVITVAHRLQTIMDSDRIIVLDNGQMAEFGKPKELLGNKSGILRALVDGSGDKETLYSLAGHADTD; translated from the exons ATGGGTGAGGTCTCACAACGGTTTGGGTACCAAAACCCACTGTTGTACCCATACATGGCTATACAGGCAAATCCAAT AATTAGCATTAAGGAAGAAATACGCGTCGTTCCCTTCCTTTTGACCTGTGCTTTATTTTCTATCCAGGTCATACATTTTTTCCTCAAGAAATTCCAAAAACGTTCCGATACgaacgaagacgaagatgaaatCACAGCAGAAACCACGTCTCCGGGATTGGTTACGCGTCTCAAAAAACACGCCAAATCTTTCGGGGGGAACACCATATACACATTCTACTTTGCGCGCTTTGTTGGGAGTGCTGCTCTTTTCGTGTTGTCAGTTATCACTTCCCTCAAATGCCAACCAGACAGACTAGGATGGACGGATGTCAAGGGCAGGTTCGACGAGTGCCCAGAACTTTTTTTGACGGTCACATAC TTGTACTCGACGTTCCTATCGATCGTGTCCTTGACTTCAAAAGCCTACGGCAAATGGGCAACCCGAACCAACATCGTCATCCTGCTTTCAGCACTAGGTGTTTACATTTACCGCGATCTTTGGCCTCTCGCAACATACGACCAACGTCCCGCTGATGAAAGCGAGGGAGCTGTTCTCGTCTATAAAATTATCATTCTGGCGTTTACTGGTGTGGTCATTCCGATGTTCATTCCTCGAATTTACACTCCCATCGACCCGAAT GACCCTGAATCCGTTCCCAATCCTGAGCAAACAGCATCGTTGTTCAGCATGATAACGTACACCTTCCTCGACTCGACTATATTACTTGGATACAAAGTCCCACATTTGAAAGCCGAACAACTTGACCCTCTTACAGACCGCGATCGAGCGCAGTATAGGACAAAAAAGGCATTCCCA CATCTGGATATATTCCATGGAGCGAAGCGCAGATCTCTTTTCTGGGGGCTGATGCGTGTTTACC GCAAGGAGTATATCATCCTTGCCATCTCCGTTatcttttattctttggGAGGCTTCGCAGTTCCAATTGGTATCAATCGTGTGTTATA CTATATGGAAACTAATGGCGAAGGTGCCACAATTCGCCCTTGGTTTTGGATCTTGTGGCTCTTTGCAGGCCCTTTGATTCAGTCTTTCTCCTTCCAGTGGTATATTTTCATCGCTACAAGGACCCTTGTTCGTGCAGAGGGCCTCATTACACAGTTGGTGTTCGAACACAGCTTGCGCATCCGAATGAAGGCAGAAACAAAAGATCAAGCTGTCCAGCAACAATCGTCTACCCTTGGAACACCTACTGATTCCGCTGTCGTTACCCCGGATAATGCTTCTGCCATCACAGACGCAGAATCAGAGCAAACAGAGGCCGCTCATTCACAAAATTCCACTGTGGTAGCTGTTTCTCGTGAGACTTCTAGTGCCAGTACATTAAGGGCTGCCAAGGAGCCTGCCAAAGGAAAGACATCGACAGAATCTAAAGCGTCAGCTGAGGAATCAAAGGGCTCGGACAGTGACAACCTCGTTGGCAAGATCAACAATCTAGTCACAACTGATCTAGGAAACATCACGAATGCAAGGGATTTCCTTATGATCA TTCTGTACATTCCtgtccaaattacgttcTGTATGATTTTCTTATATCAAGTTCTCGGCTGGAG TTCTCTTGTCGGTGTCTCGGTCATGATCGTTCTTCTCCCTGTACCCGGATACTTCGCCTCATTGCTTCAGAAAGCCCAAGTCCAAAGAATGAAGAAG ACTGATGCCAGAATCCAAGCAGTGACCGAAACTGTGGGCATCCTTCGTATGATCAAGCTTTTTGGATGGGAGCAAAAGATGTCCGATCGCCTCGAGAAAACacgagaagaagaactcAAATGGCTGTGGAAATTAAAACTGCTCGACAATTTGAATGGACTATTGGGCTTCCTCTATCCAATGCTAACAATGCTGGCATCGTACAGTCTTTATACCCTTGTTATGAAAGAAACACTTACGC CTTCCAAGATTTTCTCGAGTATCAGCGTCTTCAACATGTTGAGAGAACAATTCTATAGGCTTCTTCGGCAGGGTGTTGATCTGATTCAAG GCAAAGTATCTCTGGAGCGTGTCCAAAATTTCCTATACGAAACAGAGCTATTAGATGCCTATCTCGATACACCCTCTACACCCGTTCCAGAGGTACCTGTTTCTATTGAAACAAGCTCCGAAATCGGATTTAGAAACGCAACCTTTACATGGTCCCTCGACGGGGAAGATGGCACTATGACACCGTCCAGGCGTCAGTTCAAACTCCGTATCAAAGATGAACTCATTTTCAGGAAAAATTGTATCAATTTGATCATTGGGCCCAC CGGCTCAGGGAAAACCTCCATTCTGATGGCATTGTTAG GCGAAATGCATTTCGTTGCTTCTAATCCTGACTCGTGGTTTAATCTTCCTCGCGATGGAGGTATCGCATATGCTGCCCAAGAATCATGGGTACAGAACGATACAATCAAGAACAACATTCTATTCAGGACCCCGCTAGACGAAGAAAGGTACAAAAAAG TCATAAAGCAGTGTGCCCTAGAGCGCGATCTCGAACTGTTTGAAGCGGGTGATGCCACGGAAGTCGGAGAACGTGGGTTGACTTTAAG TGGTGGACAGAAGGCGCGTATTACTCTCGCGCGGGCAATTTACTCGGAGGCGGAGATCATTCTGCTTGATGATATCTTTGCAGCATTGGACGTCCACAC TGCAACCTGGATCGTGGAAAATTGTTTTAAAGGCGACCTTATCAAGGATAGGACAATACTATTAGTT ACCCACAACATTGCTTTAGCCAGCCCTATTGCAGACTTCGTTGTTTCCATTGGATCCGATGGAAGGATTAAATCTCAAGGAATCAAGGTCTCTACTGCTTTAAAGCGCAACCCTGCTTTGGCCGCTGAAGCCAAACACGACAAAGAGGTCATTGAAAACGCGCAAACTGAAATCGTTGAAACCGAGACTGTCCCCAAAAAACCTTCGGGTGATGGAAAGCTCGTGATTGCCGAAGAAATCGCGGAAGGTCACGTCACGTGGAAGTCAATTATGTTACTCATTCGCAGTATCGGTGGCAAGCATCCTTTTGTGTACTACACCGTTATTCTTACCGTCCTCATTTTGGTGGAGTTTATGGTGACGTTTCAAACATGGTATCTTGGACACTGGGGTCAGCAATATGTTGGTCGTGATCCTTCTACTGTCAATGCTGCATA CTATATCAATGTTTATACCGCTATCGCCATGGTTGCTTGGTTTACGAACTTCGCAGTATATATGCTCTTTGTCATTGGTTCTTTGCGAGCATCGAAAACTATCAACAAACTACTCATGGATTCGGTACTCGGAAGCACTCTAAG ATGGCTTGATGAGACACCAACTGCACGTATTATAACACGATGCACGCAAGATATTAGAACGATTGATAGCCAGTTACCCCAGAACGGCATGTGGCTCGTGGATTGTATGGTCGGACTCACGACAAAGCTAGGCGCCGTGGTTATCTTCACTCCTATATTTCTTTTCCCAGGACTCGGAGTTGGTGCTATAGGATTCTATTTGGGCAACATGTACCTCAGAGCTCAGTTGTCTGTCAAACGCGAAACAAG TAATGCACGTTCCCCCATGCTCTCACACTTCAGCGCAGCGATACATGGAATAG TATCTATTAGGGCATATGGAGCGCAAGAGCTCTTTAAACAAGAATCTATGAATCGGATCAACCACTACACTCGCGTTGCTCGCATGTCCTACAACTTAAACAGATGGATTGGCGTTCGTATGGACTTCCTTGGGGCATTATTTACTTCCGCGTTGGCTTTATATCTCATATACGGACCAAATATCGGTGCTTCGAACACCGGCTTTTCGCTCAGTATGGCCTCCGATCTTACATTGTTCATCTTATATGTGGTTCGATTGGGCAATGAGTTTGAAGTCAACTCAAACAG CTTGGAGCGCATCCAGAGCTATCTAGAAATTGAACACGAACCGAAGTCTACACCAGCAGGCCAGCCTCCCGCAGCTTGGCCCACTAGCGGTGACCTCCGCGTTGAACATCTCAACGCTCGTTATTCCCAG AATGGTCCTCGAGTCTTGAACGATGTCTCATTCCATGTCGAATCTGGGCAGCGCGTGGGAATTGTTGGCAGGACTGGTAGTGGAAAG AGCTCTTTGACACTTGCTCTTCTTCGCTGTATTCTTACTGAAGGAACTGTGTACTACGACGGCATCCCAACGAATACCATCAACCTTGATGCTTTGAGGTCAAATATTACCATTATACCACAGACT CCTGAGTTATTGAGTG GTACATTGCGCCAGAACTTGGATCCCTTTGATCAGAACGATGACGCTACTCTGAACGATGCATTGCGCTCCGCGGGCCTCTTTTCTTTACAAGAAGAGGCAGACGAAGGTCGATTGACTTTAGATTCTGTAATCTCAGGAGGTGGGACCAATTTGTCCGTTGGACAAAGACAAATTATAGCGCTTGCACGTGCTATGGTTCGCGGCAGCAAACTTCTGATTCTAGATGAAG CAACGTCCGCCATCG ATTACAAAACAGACAGCATTATTCAGAATACCCTTCGTACGGAGCTCGGTGGTGATGTCACTGTTATTACTGTAGCCCATCGTCTTCAAACAATCATGGATTCCGATCGTATT ATCGTCCTTGACAATGGCCAAATG GCCGAATTTGGTAAACCCAAGGAACTTTTGGGAAACAAAAGCGGAATTCTCCGCGCTTTGGTTGACGGTAGTGGCGATAAAGAAACTCTTTATTCCCTTGCAGGACATGCAGATACAGATTAA